In Citrus sinensis cultivar Valencia sweet orange chromosome 3, DVS_A1.0, whole genome shotgun sequence, the sequence ATGGACGTGGAATCGGTTCAAACTGTAGAGATCGTTATAGTGCATGCGAAATGCTTGGTTAATTGCTTGTCAGAGGTCTTTTGACGGAAACGAACAATTGGGGTCTGTAATGTGATTTACATTTTGTGAAACTTAGCTGATGACGACAAAAACGAGGAAAATGGAATTATCAACTATTCGCTTGACATTTGCTTAATTGTGTTGTTAACAGTCCTTTTTTAAGTCAATTTTGCATATTTTGGTGTTATTCTTGAGAGTGATTATCAATTTTCTGAAGATCAGTTAATATATTGTAGGCTAATGTATTTGTGTGGGTAAGATCACCTAGCTTTAATAAACTTCAAAGattattgatttgttttttggaATAGATTATGGCATACTCTGAACCTACAAGTACCGATAGGGAGGCGATGCAGGTCAATACTGGTCTGAGGAAACCCCGTATTTTACTTGCTGCAAGTGGAAGTGTAGCTGCAATAAAATTTGGGAATCTCTGTCATTGTTTTTCTGAGTGGGCGGAAGTAAGAGCGGTGGCCACAAAGTCCTCTCTACACTTCATTGATAGAGCAGCGCTTCCTAAGGATGTGATCTTTTACACAGACGAGGATGAATGGGCCACCTGGAACAAAATAGGTGATAGCGTTCTTCACATCGAGCTCCGCAGATGGGCTGATATTATGGTTATTGCTCCGCTGTCAGCAAACACACTTGGCAAGGTGAGTGTCTGAAAATTTAGGCCATTAGCATGTGCTAgaaaggataatttttaaaaacctcccctgaggcttgggcttgttgcaagtagatg encodes:
- the LOC102616884 gene encoding phosphopantothenoylcysteine decarboxylase-like isoform X2 is translated as MQVNTGLRKPRILLAASGSVAAIKFGNLCHCFSEWAEVRAVATKSSLHFIDRAALPKDVIFYTDEDEWATWNKIGDSVLHIELRRWADIMVIAPLSANTLGKIAGGLCDNLLTCIVRAWDYNKPLFVAPAMNTFMWNNPFTERHLMSIDELGISLIPPVSKRLACGDYGNGAMAEPSLIYSTVRLFAESRNQSGDGKVG
- the LOC102616884 gene encoding phosphopantothenoylcysteine decarboxylase-like isoform X1 — protein: MAYSEPTSTDREAMQVNTGLRKPRILLAASGSVAAIKFGNLCHCFSEWAEVRAVATKSSLHFIDRAALPKDVIFYTDEDEWATWNKIGDSVLHIELRRWADIMVIAPLSANTLGKIAGGLCDNLLTCIVRAWDYNKPLFVAPAMNTFMWNNPFTERHLMSIDELGISLIPPVSKRLACGDYGNGAMAEPSLIYSTVRLFAESRNQSGDGKVG